One window of Uloborus diversus isolate 005 chromosome 3, Udiv.v.3.1, whole genome shotgun sequence genomic DNA carries:
- the LOC129218575 gene encoding acylphosphatase-2-like isoform X1, with amino-acid sequence MTSYAQQRQFTNGDPVLVHVEFEVFGGVQGVNFTKYCKEMCDRFGLKGWTKLSSWGTVQGVIQGERGKVDEMAMWLQHQGSPGSRIELCELRNWQILDKCDYRHFSVRF; translated from the exons ATGACTTCCTACGCGCAACAGAGACAATTTACCAATGGCGATCCTGTTTTGGTCCACGTCGAATTTGAGGTTTTCGGAGGAGTTCAAG gtgttaattttacaaaa tatTGTAAAGAAATGTGCGACAGGTTTGGCTTGAAAGGATGGACGAAACTGTCATCTTGGGGAACAGTTCAAGGTGTCATTCAAGGGGAGAGAGGAAAAGTAGATGAAAT GGCAATGTGGCTGCAGCACCAAGGAAGTCCAGGATCCCGTATTGAATTGTGCGAATTGAGAAACTGGCAAATACTGGACAAGTGTGATTATCGTCATTTTAGTGTCAGATTTTAA
- the LOC129218575 gene encoding acylphosphatase-2-like isoform X2, with amino-acid sequence MAILFWSTSNLRFSEEFKYCKEMCDRFGLKGWTKLSSWGTVQGVIQGERGKVDEMAMWLQHQGSPGSRIELCELRNWQILDKCDYRHFSVRF; translated from the exons ATGGCGATCCTGTTTTGGTCCACGTCGAATTTGAGGTTTTCGGAGGAGTTCAAG tatTGTAAAGAAATGTGCGACAGGTTTGGCTTGAAAGGATGGACGAAACTGTCATCTTGGGGAACAGTTCAAGGTGTCATTCAAGGGGAGAGAGGAAAAGTAGATGAAAT GGCAATGTGGCTGCAGCACCAAGGAAGTCCAGGATCCCGTATTGAATTGTGCGAATTGAGAAACTGGCAAATACTGGACAAGTGTGATTATCGTCATTTTAGTGTCAGATTTTAA